In one Shewanella loihica PV-4 genomic region, the following are encoded:
- a CDS encoding DUF2333 family protein: protein MQVTWKRVSLAAAVLFLIGYIISVWWSVEPDSIEPHQLNNETGHKIVGYATTTSLILTMETLLDKNGGWLSNDVMPPSLFMDNMPAFEFGAIEQARDLALIMRKEFSRSQSQSTADKDLLAAHSKLNIEHTSWLVPSAEGEYRDAIKLLKLYRARIADTNNPDAQFYARADNLNEWLKEVQKRLGSMSQRLSASVGQERINTDLAGDTEASQSTPNLASQEIKTGWWQIDDVFYETRGATWALLNFMKAIEVDFADVLKKKNAEVSLQQIIRELEETQQPVWSPIVLNGSGFGIVANHSLVMANYISRANAAVIDLTNLLTQG, encoded by the coding sequence ATGCAGGTAACATGGAAACGGGTCAGCCTGGCGGCCGCCGTCTTATTTTTGATTGGCTACATCATCAGCGTATGGTGGAGCGTAGAGCCAGACAGCATAGAGCCCCATCAGCTCAATAATGAGACGGGCCATAAGATAGTGGGCTACGCGACCACTACCTCTCTGATTTTGACCATGGAAACCCTCCTCGATAAGAACGGTGGCTGGTTGTCGAACGATGTGATGCCTCCCTCGCTGTTTATGGATAACATGCCCGCCTTCGAGTTTGGCGCCATCGAGCAGGCGCGGGATCTGGCGCTGATCATGCGCAAGGAATTTAGCCGTTCCCAATCGCAGTCGACCGCCGACAAAGATCTGCTGGCGGCCCACTCTAAGCTGAATATCGAACACACCAGTTGGTTAGTGCCGAGCGCCGAGGGCGAGTATCGTGACGCCATCAAGCTACTCAAGCTTTATCGTGCCCGCATCGCCGACACCAATAATCCCGATGCTCAGTTCTATGCCCGCGCCGATAACCTCAACGAATGGCTCAAAGAGGTGCAGAAGCGCCTGGGTAGCATGTCTCAGCGCCTGTCTGCCAGTGTCGGCCAGGAGCGGATCAATACCGATCTCGCCGGTGACACTGAGGCCAGCCAGTCGACGCCTAATCTGGCCAGCCAGGAGATCAAGACCGGCTGGTGGCAGATAGACGATGTCTTCTATGAAACCCGCGGCGCCACCTGGGCACTGCTGAACTTCATGAAGGCTATTGAGGTGGATTTCGCCGACGTATTGAAGAAGAAAAATGCTGAGGTTAGCTTGCAGCAGATCATTCGTGAGCTGGAAGAGACGCAGCAGCCTGTGTGGAGCCCGATCGTGTTGAACGGTTCAGGGTTTGGCATAGTGGCCAACCACTCGCTGGTGATGGCCAATTATATTTCCCGCGCCAATGCCGCGGTGATCGATTTAACTAACTTATTGACTCAAGGCTAA
- a CDS encoding TIGR04219 family outer membrane beta-barrel protein, whose translation MKKTLLACALLGSLAATSAQAATVVGFKVGGDYWNADTEGTFAQKGQAQQEFDYSSSSQGSIWVAVEHPIPLVPNLKIRENRLDADGKATLTGDWTFGDRVFSDDVTTASNLSNTDFVLYYELLDNDIVALDLGAAYKKMHGSFRVHQISPSGVVGAYAQKDLSDGIVMAYANAEVGIPGLGLYGFADVMQGIDESSVYDYQVGLGWQFDGVALDTKVRVGYRDFNFDVNNFDGVTANMQFKGYFAGVELVF comes from the coding sequence ATGAAAAAAACACTACTTGCATGTGCTCTGCTCGGGTCTTTGGCAGCGACATCTGCACAGGCGGCTACTGTAGTTGGCTTCAAGGTGGGCGGCGACTACTGGAACGCCGACACCGAGGGTACTTTTGCTCAGAAGGGCCAGGCTCAACAGGAGTTTGATTACAGCTCTTCATCTCAGGGTAGTATCTGGGTCGCCGTCGAGCATCCGATTCCTTTAGTGCCTAACCTGAAGATCCGCGAAAACCGTCTGGATGCAGATGGCAAGGCGACTTTGACCGGCGACTGGACATTCGGCGATCGCGTATTTAGCGACGATGTGACCACGGCAAGCAACCTGAGCAATACCGATTTCGTGCTCTACTATGAGCTGCTGGATAACGACATAGTGGCACTGGATCTCGGCGCCGCCTACAAGAAGATGCATGGCTCTTTCCGCGTACATCAGATCTCGCCATCTGGCGTAGTAGGGGCTTACGCGCAGAAAGATCTTAGCGACGGCATCGTCATGGCTTACGCCAATGCCGAGGTGGGCATTCCAGGCCTGGGTCTGTATGGTTTTGCCGACGTGATGCAAGGCATAGACGAGAGCAGCGTCTACGACTATCAAGTGGGTCTGGGTTGGCAGTTTGACGGCGTGGCGCTAGACACCAAGGTACGTGTCGGTTACCGCGACTTTAACTTCGACGTGAACAACTTCGATGGTGTGACCGCCAACATGCAGTTCAAAGGCTATTTCGCCGGGGTTGAGCTGGTCTTCTAA
- the tolC gene encoding outer membrane channel protein TolC: protein MKFKIRTLCAALTLAATTSAVHADDLLQIYQQALTNDPIALQAQAQRDRLYEQIEENRAPLLPTISASVGYGKSWTNVDDDKYNSGLDAGVSLKQVIYDHSAWVGLDLAELAASQADAAYASTLQSLIIRVTGAYFDVLAAKDNYEFKGAEKRAIERQLEQTKQRFAVGLTAITDVHEAQAQYDLARASEILAENQLINSYEALREITGIDHKSIDILDTTRFTAVPPTPAMPNDWLKMAETSSVDLLTTRIGKDIAQQTISLYKAGHMPSLSLNAGYTTNLNQKNQAGDLSDYDNANVGLTLSVPIFEGFKVSSKVNQAQYQYVEASEKMEQTYRKVVKDVRNNFNNVGASISSIRAYEQSVISSESALKATQAGFEVGTRTIVDVLNRTRDLYDSKRQLSNARYGYINSILALKQATGTLSEDDVIAINNGLKAPEVSQ from the coding sequence ATGAAATTTAAGATCCGCACCTTATGTGCAGCGTTGACTCTCGCGGCAACGACTTCTGCCGTGCATGCCGACGATCTACTGCAGATATATCAGCAGGCCCTTACCAATGATCCTATTGCGCTCCAAGCACAAGCGCAGCGCGACCGTCTCTACGAGCAGATCGAAGAGAACCGCGCCCCCTTGCTACCTACCATCAGCGCCAGCGTAGGCTATGGAAAGAGCTGGACCAATGTTGATGATGACAAGTACAACAGCGGACTCGATGCTGGAGTGTCACTCAAGCAGGTGATCTATGATCACAGCGCCTGGGTCGGACTCGACCTCGCAGAGCTTGCGGCGTCACAGGCCGATGCAGCCTATGCCTCGACACTTCAGTCACTCATCATTCGCGTAACAGGCGCCTACTTCGACGTCTTAGCCGCGAAAGATAACTATGAATTCAAGGGCGCCGAGAAGCGTGCCATCGAGCGTCAGCTCGAGCAGACCAAGCAACGTTTTGCCGTGGGTCTCACCGCGATCACCGACGTACACGAGGCTCAGGCCCAGTATGACTTGGCCCGTGCATCGGAAATCCTGGCGGAAAACCAGCTGATCAACAGCTACGAAGCCCTCAGAGAGATCACCGGCATAGACCACAAGTCTATCGACATTCTGGATACCACACGTTTCACCGCGGTACCGCCAACCCCAGCCATGCCAAACGACTGGTTGAAGATGGCCGAGACCAGCAGTGTGGATCTGTTAACCACGCGTATCGGTAAAGATATCGCCCAGCAGACCATCTCGCTCTACAAGGCGGGCCACATGCCGTCTCTGAGCCTGAATGCCGGTTACACCACCAACCTGAATCAGAAGAATCAGGCAGGTGATCTGAGCGATTACGACAACGCCAACGTGGGTCTGACCCTGAGCGTGCCAATCTTCGAAGGCTTTAAGGTGAGCTCTAAGGTTAACCAGGCGCAATACCAATACGTAGAAGCCAGCGAGAAGATGGAACAGACCTACCGCAAGGTAGTGAAAGATGTGCGTAACAACTTCAACAACGTTGGCGCCTCTATCAGCTCTATCCGCGCCTATGAGCAATCGGTGATCTCTTCTGAGAGTGCACTGAAAGCGACCCAGGCAGGTTTCGAAGTCGGTACCCGTACCATCGTTGACGTACTCAACCGTACCCGTGACCTGTATGACTCTAAGCGTCAGCTCTCTAATGCCCGTTATGGCTATATCAACTCTATCTTGGCGTTGAAACAAGCGACTGGCACCCTGAGCGAAGACGATGTCATCGCCATCAACAATGGCCTGAAGGCCCCTGAAGTCAGTCAGTAA
- the nudF gene encoding ADP-ribose diphosphatase produces the protein MSQKFTNEDVQMLGKRTLFQGFFRMEEYRFKHRLFAGGWSQEVVREVFERGHAVVVLPYDPVSDKVVLIEQIRIPVVNAATTPWLLEFVAGMIEEGESAEQVAHRELLEESGLVASEMHYISQYFSSPGGTSERFDFYWARVDASQADGLHGLDDEHEDIKVHVMPREAAFQLLQDGTINNASTVIGLQWLQLNYQSLRAAK, from the coding sequence ATGAGTCAGAAATTCACCAATGAAGATGTACAGATGCTGGGAAAACGAACCCTTTTTCAGGGGTTCTTTCGTATGGAAGAGTACAGATTCAAACATAGGTTGTTTGCCGGTGGCTGGAGCCAGGAAGTGGTGCGTGAAGTGTTCGAGCGCGGCCATGCCGTGGTCGTGCTGCCCTATGACCCCGTGAGCGACAAGGTGGTGCTGATTGAGCAGATACGCATTCCCGTGGTGAATGCCGCAACCACCCCTTGGCTGCTGGAGTTTGTTGCCGGCATGATAGAGGAGGGTGAGAGTGCCGAGCAGGTGGCTCACCGTGAACTGCTCGAGGAGTCTGGCCTGGTGGCCAGCGAGATGCACTACATCAGCCAATATTTTTCCAGTCCCGGCGGCACCAGTGAGCGATTCGACTTCTACTGGGCCAGGGTTGATGCCAGTCAGGCCGATGGCCTGCATGGTCTGGATGATGAACATGAGGATATCAAGGTGCACGTGATGCCCCGTGAGGCAGCCTTTCAACTATTGCAGGATGGCACCATCAACAACGCCTCGACGGTGATTGGTCTGCAGTGGCTGCAGCTCAACTACCAAAGCTTAAGGGCCGCCAAGTGA
- a CDS encoding DUF1249 domain-containing protein, with amino-acid sequence MSLSLNKRKPDYQANVSRFLALCSRNYFNILRWLPAGYEQGQSWQVEGDFGCLEVKLLENTQYTQLIEISRPLKIAQYVDTPKVVVRVYHDAKLAEVLTSRQIYRLRPVYDYPNIRMYHRDEKYQVNAFLEELLKIDNHARIICQSES; translated from the coding sequence GTGAGCCTGTCGTTAAATAAGCGCAAGCCGGACTATCAGGCAAATGTGAGTCGTTTTCTCGCCTTGTGTAGCCGGAACTACTTCAATATATTACGCTGGCTGCCCGCGGGCTATGAGCAGGGGCAGTCCTGGCAGGTCGAGGGAGACTTCGGTTGCCTCGAGGTTAAGCTGCTGGAAAACACCCAATATACCCAATTAATTGAGATCTCCCGCCCGCTGAAAATCGCGCAATACGTTGATACACCTAAAGTTGTAGTGCGTGTTTACCATGACGCTAAATTAGCAGAAGTGTTAACTAGTCGACAGATTTATCGATTAAGACCAGTATATGATTATCCAAATATACGTATGTACCATAGAGACGAAAAGTATCAGGTAAATGCTTTTCTTGAAGAGTTACTCAAGATTGACAACCATGCCCGCATCATTTGTCAGTCCGAATCTTAG
- the cpdA gene encoding 3',5'-cyclic-AMP phosphodiesterase — protein sequence MLKEAISYSIDHDESVKLVQVTDPHLFADPEAQLLGVNTAHSLDAVLNTIKAVDYPAHLLLATGDISQDYSNQSYHNFVAAIEKLNLPCHYLPGNHDDPRIMHLHMQGPSVYGDRRILVGKWQIIMLDSTVRGKPGGHMADSEMELIEAAVAAHPELYTLLVMHHNPILVDCKWLDQHCMDNGEAFLDRVTAMPQVKGLLWGHVHQSLDQFYQGKSGPVKLMATPSTCIQFKPKSPYFALDAQQPGYRLLELKPDGSILANVYRVPGNKFSPDHDSSGY from the coding sequence GTGCTAAAAGAGGCTATCTCTTATTCCATCGATCACGATGAGAGCGTAAAGCTGGTCCAGGTGACGGACCCTCATCTTTTTGCTGATCCCGAGGCGCAACTGCTGGGTGTGAATACCGCACATAGCTTGGATGCTGTGTTGAACACCATTAAGGCCGTCGATTATCCGGCACATCTCTTATTGGCCACAGGCGACATTAGCCAAGATTATTCTAATCAGTCTTACCATAACTTCGTCGCCGCGATTGAAAAATTAAACCTTCCTTGTCACTACCTGCCGGGCAATCACGATGATCCGCGCATCATGCACCTGCATATGCAGGGCCCCAGTGTTTACGGCGATAGGCGGATCCTGGTGGGAAAGTGGCAAATCATCATGCTGGACTCCACCGTTAGGGGGAAGCCTGGCGGGCATATGGCCGACAGCGAGATGGAGCTTATCGAGGCGGCGGTGGCGGCCCATCCCGAGCTGTATACCCTGTTGGTGATGCATCACAATCCCATCCTGGTGGATTGTAAATGGCTGGATCAACACTGCATGGACAATGGCGAGGCGTTTCTCGACAGAGTGACGGCCATGCCTCAGGTCAAGGGCCTGCTGTGGGGCCATGTGCATCAGAGCCTGGATCAGTTCTACCAGGGCAAGAGTGGCCCGGTGAAGTTGATGGCAACGCCTTCTACCTGCATCCAGTTTAAGCCCAAGTCTCCCTATTTCGCCCTCGATGCCCAGCAGCCAGGTTATCGCCTGCTGGAGTTAAAGCCAGACGGCAGCATACTAGCCAACGTTTACCGGGTGCCCGGCAACAAGTTTTCACCAGATCACGACTCCAGCGGTTACTAG
- a CDS encoding YqiA/YcfP family alpha/beta fold hydrolase, translating into MLLYIHGFNSSPHSDKGVVTAQYIAKHFPDINFVQPQLPATPKAAMALLTDLVEQALEMGESLSFIGSSLGGYFASYLAERYGGRAVLVNPAVKPFELFDEFLGPQYNPYTEEDYQILPEHKLEVAKYDTPAISHPDRFLVLLQSGDEVLDYRQAVNKYQCCQMLIEAGGDHSFVGYQQQMPGICDFLFLDK; encoded by the coding sequence ATGCTGCTCTATATTCATGGATTCAATAGTTCACCGCACTCAGACAAAGGTGTGGTCACTGCCCAGTATATTGCCAAGCATTTTCCCGATATCAATTTCGTTCAGCCCCAACTCCCAGCCACGCCCAAGGCGGCCATGGCGCTATTGACAGATTTGGTCGAACAGGCGTTGGAGATGGGAGAAAGCCTGAGTTTCATCGGTTCATCCCTCGGTGGCTATTTTGCCAGCTATCTGGCGGAGCGTTATGGTGGGCGCGCCGTGCTGGTGAACCCGGCGGTGAAACCCTTCGAGCTGTTTGATGAGTTCCTCGGTCCCCAGTACAATCCCTACACAGAAGAAGATTATCAAATTCTACCCGAGCACAAGTTAGAGGTGGCTAAGTACGATACCCCGGCCATCTCACATCCAGATCGCTTCTTGGTGCTGCTGCAGTCTGGGGATGAGGTGCTTGATTATCGGCAAGCCGTGAATAAATACCAATGTTGTCAGATGCTCATCGAGGCGGGTGGCGATCACAGCTTCGTCGGCTACCAGCAGCAGATGCCGGGGATCTGTGATTTCCTGTTTCTTGACAAATAG
- the parE gene encoding DNA topoisomerase IV subunit B produces the protein MTNQYTSDAIEVLNGLDPVKRRPGMYTDTTRPNHLGQEVIDNSVDEALAGHATRIDVILHKDNSLEVIDDGRGMPVDIHPEEGIPGVELILTKLHAGGKFSNNNYQFSGGLHGVGISVVNALSNRVEITVRRSGQVYEMAFEHGDKVEELTVTGTCGRRNTGTRVHFWPTASYFDSVNFSIPKLIYLLRAKAVLCPGLRIKFTNKQTGDVEEWCYESGLTDYLKSSTQGALTLPEEPFIGSMAGNTEAVDWAITWLPEGGDSLNESYVNLIPTPLGGTHVNGFRQGLLEAMREFCEFRNLIPRGIKLSPEDIWDRSSFILSIKMQDPQFAGQTKEKLSSRQSAAFVSGIVRDAFSLWLNTHTDQAEALAEMCISNAQKRLKAAKKVARKKVTSGPALPGKLTDCSGQDPMRGELFLVEGDSAGGSAKQARDREFQAIMPLRGKILNTWEVEASQVLASQEVHDISVAIGCDPDSNDISELRYGKICILADADSDGLHIATLLCALFMKHYKVLVEKGHIYVAMPPLFRVDVGKEVYYALDEAEKQGILDRISAEKKKGKVQVTRFKGLGEMNPLQLRETTMDPNTRRLVQLTIDDAEDTLAIMDMLLAKKRSGDRKTWLETKGDLAQL, from the coding sequence ATGACTAACCAATACACTTCAGATGCAATTGAAGTCCTCAATGGACTCGACCCGGTAAAACGTCGCCCAGGTATGTATACCGACACCACACGTCCAAACCATTTGGGCCAAGAGGTGATCGATAACAGCGTCGATGAGGCCCTCGCGGGACACGCGACCAGAATCGACGTGATACTGCACAAGGACAATTCGCTGGAGGTGATCGATGATGGCCGCGGCATGCCGGTGGATATCCATCCCGAAGAGGGGATCCCCGGGGTCGAGCTGATCCTCACCAAACTGCACGCAGGTGGTAAGTTCTCCAATAACAACTATCAGTTTTCCGGTGGTCTGCACGGCGTAGGTATCTCGGTCGTGAACGCGCTGTCGAATCGTGTCGAGATCACGGTGAGGCGCAGCGGTCAGGTCTATGAGATGGCCTTCGAGCATGGCGACAAGGTGGAAGAGCTGACCGTAACGGGAACCTGTGGTCGACGCAACACCGGCACCCGCGTCCATTTCTGGCCAACCGCCAGCTATTTCGACTCGGTTAACTTCTCGATTCCTAAGCTTATCTATCTGCTAAGGGCCAAGGCGGTCCTCTGCCCGGGGCTGCGTATCAAGTTTACTAACAAGCAGACCGGCGATGTCGAAGAGTGGTGCTACGAGAGCGGTCTGACCGACTATCTCAAGTCGTCGACGCAAGGTGCATTGACTCTGCCTGAAGAGCCTTTTATCGGCAGCATGGCTGGTAATACCGAGGCGGTTGACTGGGCCATTACCTGGCTGCCTGAGGGGGGCGACTCCCTTAACGAGAGCTACGTCAACTTGATCCCGACGCCGCTGGGCGGCACCCATGTTAACGGTTTCCGTCAGGGTCTGCTGGAGGCGATGCGTGAATTTTGTGAGTTTCGTAACCTGATCCCCAGAGGGATCAAGCTCTCCCCCGAGGATATCTGGGATCGCAGCAGCTTCATTCTGTCGATCAAGATGCAAGATCCACAGTTTGCCGGACAGACTAAAGAGAAACTCTCCAGCCGTCAGAGCGCGGCGTTCGTCTCGGGCATCGTCAGAGACGCCTTCAGTCTCTGGCTCAATACCCATACGGATCAGGCCGAGGCCCTGGCCGAGATGTGTATTAGCAACGCCCAGAAACGTCTGAAGGCGGCCAAGAAGGTCGCGCGTAAGAAGGTGACCTCGGGCCCTGCGCTGCCGGGTAAGCTGACCGACTGTAGCGGCCAGGATCCTATGCGCGGCGAGCTCTTCCTGGTGGAGGGTGACTCCGCGGGCGGTAGTGCCAAGCAGGCGAGGGATCGTGAGTTTCAGGCGATCATGCCGCTGCGGGGTAAGATCCTTAATACTTGGGAGGTAGAGGCCTCGCAGGTGCTGGCCTCTCAGGAGGTGCACGACATCTCAGTGGCCATCGGCTGTGACCCGGACAGCAATGATATCTCAGAGCTCAGATACGGTAAGATCTGTATCCTGGCGGATGCGGACTCGGATGGTCTGCATATCGCGACCCTACTGTGCGCCCTGTTCATGAAGCACTACAAGGTGCTGGTGGAGAAGGGGCACATCTATGTGGCCATGCCGCCGCTGTTTAGGGTCGATGTGGGTAAAGAGGTATACTACGCGCTGGATGAAGCCGAGAAGCAGGGGATCTTAGATCGTATCAGCGCCGAGAAGAAGAAGGGTAAGGTGCAGGTGACCCGATTCAAGGGATTGGGTGAGATGAATCCATTGCAGCTGAGGGAGACCACCATGGATCCCAACACCCGAAGACTGGTACAGTTAACCATAGATGATGCCGAGGATACCCTGGCCATCATGGATATGTTGCTGGCCAAGAAGCGTTCTGGCGATCGTAAGACCTGGCTTGAAACCAAAGGCGACTTAGCCCAGCTATAG
- a CDS encoding PQQ-dependent sugar dehydrogenase, whose product MFAVMASGVSLTARAEQPIMITVTKGFGLSLYASDLGDAKQMALGDEGTLFVGSYKSGTIQALVDSNADGRVDKRYVVAKGLEYPEAIAFHKGDLYVAEEERILRFVDIENRLKRPGRGKEVYDRLPGKTNKSRRAMRFGPDGRLYVAIGAPCNVCEAHAPFGSIIAIDLDSGSSEQIATGIRNVTGFDWDPKDSKLWFADLGRDWMGDRLPPDEINRVDIVGAHYGFPYIHASSVLEPAYEKPKGLKVTTPVFELPAHVAPMGLEFYRGEQFPEKYRDQLFVAENGSWNRSSKIGYQVTMLTLEDDSISKRQTVVSFLDGEFPVARPYDLIMAPDGAMYISDDLKGNVYRLFYKENASEEIESSEASEQQDPNQ is encoded by the coding sequence ATGTTTGCCGTGATGGCATCGGGCGTGTCCCTGACGGCGCGCGCCGAGCAGCCCATCATGATCACAGTCACCAAGGGATTTGGACTCTCCTTATATGCCTCAGATCTCGGTGATGCCAAACAGATGGCACTGGGTGACGAAGGCACCCTGTTTGTGGGCTCTTATAAGTCCGGCACCATACAGGCCCTGGTAGACAGCAACGCCGACGGTCGTGTAGACAAGCGCTACGTAGTTGCCAAGGGGCTGGAGTACCCAGAGGCGATCGCCTTTCATAAGGGGGATCTCTATGTTGCCGAAGAGGAGCGCATCCTACGCTTCGTGGATATCGAGAATCGCCTGAAACGTCCCGGCCGTGGCAAAGAGGTTTACGACCGTCTGCCGGGTAAGACCAACAAGAGCCGCCGCGCCATGCGCTTCGGCCCAGATGGTCGTCTCTATGTTGCCATAGGCGCTCCCTGTAACGTGTGTGAGGCTCATGCCCCCTTTGGCAGTATCATTGCCATCGACCTAGACAGTGGTAGCAGTGAGCAGATCGCCACCGGTATACGCAACGTCACCGGCTTCGACTGGGACCCTAAAGACAGCAAGTTGTGGTTTGCCGATTTGGGTCGTGACTGGATGGGTGACAGACTGCCACCGGATGAGATCAACCGTGTCGATATCGTCGGCGCCCACTACGGCTTTCCCTATATTCACGCCAGCAGCGTGCTGGAACCCGCCTACGAGAAGCCCAAGGGGCTCAAGGTCACCACGCCCGTCTTCGAGTTGCCGGCCCACGTGGCGCCCATGGGGCTCGAGTTTTACCGTGGCGAGCAATTCCCGGAGAAGTATCGTGACCAGCTATTCGTGGCCGAGAATGGATCATGGAACCGTTCCAGTAAGATCGGCTATCAGGTCACCATGTTGACCCTGGAAGATGACAGTATCAGCAAGCGCCAGACGGTGGTGAGCTTTCTCGATGGAGAGTTCCCCGTCGCCCGGCCCTATGACTTAATCATGGCGCCCGATGGGGCCATGTATATCTCAGACGATCTGAAAGGCAATGTGTATCGTCTGTTTTATAAAGAGAACGCGAGCGAAGAGATTGAATCGAGTGAAGCGAGTGAACAACAGGATCCTAATCAATGA